A single region of the Candidatus Binatia bacterium genome encodes:
- a CDS encoding ATP-binding cassette domain-containing protein, whose product MALIRLDHVSKTFGDRIGLSDVTLSFEPGEWIFVLGPSGAGKSTLLRILAMAEKPSSGRVHVDPGEVPGRGGRVSSRKMRRLVGVLGQEFRLLQDRTVYENIALACQISGIWDRSEIRDRVNPLLDQMGIRGKESLYPSDLSAGEKQRVALARAMARHPRILIADEPTGNLDPAAAAQIFGLLREINARGALVLVATHAEDWIRRHPGRVIRLERGILRSDAPEGDPSATAEVLPR is encoded by the coding sequence ATGGCCCTGATCCGTCTGGACCACGTCTCCAAGACCTTCGGGGACCGGATCGGCCTGAGCGACGTGACCCTCTCGTTCGAGCCGGGGGAGTGGATCTTCGTCCTGGGGCCGAGCGGCGCCGGCAAGTCGACCCTGCTCCGCATCCTCGCCATGGCCGAGAAGCCCTCCAGCGGCCGCGTTCACGTGGATCCGGGCGAGGTGCCCGGCCGCGGCGGGAGGGTCTCCAGCCGCAAGATGCGCCGCCTGGTCGGCGTGCTCGGCCAGGAGTTCCGCCTCCTTCAAGACCGGACCGTCTACGAGAACATCGCGCTCGCCTGCCAGATCTCCGGCATCTGGGACCGCTCGGAAATCCGCGATCGCGTGAACCCTTTGCTCGACCAGATGGGAATCCGCGGCAAGGAGTCGCTCTATCCGAGCGATCTCTCCGCGGGCGAGAAGCAGCGGGTCGCGCTCGCGCGGGCGATGGCGCGTCATCCGCGCATCCTGATCGCCGACGAGCCGACCGGGAACCTCGATCCGGCCGCGGCCGCGCAAATCTTCGGCCTGTTGCGGGAGATCAACGCGCGCGGCGCCCTCGTCCTGGTCGCAACGCATGCCGAGGACTGGATCCGGCGCCATCCCGGACGCGTGATCCGCCTGGAACGCGGCATCCTCCGGTCGGACGCCCCGGAAGGCGATCCGTCCGCCACCGCGGAGGTGCTCCCCCGATGA
- the pdxA gene encoding 4-hydroxythreonine-4-phosphate dehydrogenase PdxA, whose product MSARRPSLLVTMGDPAGIGPEIVVRSVAQPALRKVARLAVVGDPDVLERAARKSGARLRFRPVSAERFDPADEGAGIPLIESSAEGLAAVEPRVPSAASGRAAARAIEIAAGLVLAGRGDGVVTAPISKIALKAAGYPYPGHTEFLGALAGVPETRMLFVTRAFRILLATVHLPLRAVPDAIAVEPLRRTIEFAAAALRNFRWGRKRSVSVLGLNPHAGESGLFGDEEERVIRPAIAAARASGIDAEGPFPADTFFGQHAGREDVGVVVAMYHDQGLIAAKSDGIGGAANVTLGLPFVRSSVDHGTAFDRAWRGGARAPDPSGLATAVRVGADLATRAGRKRLEWTWP is encoded by the coding sequence GTGTCGGCGCGACGACCCAGCCTGCTCGTGACGATGGGCGATCCGGCGGGGATCGGTCCGGAGATCGTCGTGCGCTCCGTCGCGCAGCCCGCTCTCCGCAAGGTCGCCCGCCTCGCCGTGGTGGGCGATCCCGACGTGCTCGAGCGTGCCGCCCGGAAATCGGGCGCCCGGCTCCGCTTCCGTCCCGTCTCCGCCGAGCGCTTCGATCCCGCCGACGAGGGCGCCGGAATCCCCCTGATCGAATCGAGCGCGGAGGGATTGGCCGCGGTCGAGCCGCGGGTGCCCTCGGCCGCCTCGGGCCGCGCCGCCGCGCGCGCCATTGAGATCGCGGCGGGGCTCGTCCTGGCCGGGCGGGGCGACGGCGTCGTGACCGCGCCGATCTCCAAGATCGCGCTCAAGGCCGCGGGCTATCCCTATCCCGGGCACACCGAGTTTCTCGGCGCCCTGGCCGGCGTCCCCGAGACCAGGATGCTCTTCGTCACGCGCGCCTTTCGGATCCTGCTCGCGACCGTGCACCTTCCACTCCGCGCCGTGCCCGACGCGATCGCCGTCGAGCCGCTCCGGCGCACGATCGAGTTCGCCGCCGCGGCACTTCGAAATTTCCGCTGGGGCCGGAAGCGCTCCGTCTCGGTGCTCGGGCTCAACCCGCACGCGGGGGAGAGCGGACTCTTCGGCGACGAGGAGGAGCGCGTCATCCGCCCCGCGATCGCCGCGGCGCGCGCGAGCGGCATCGACGCCGAGGGCCCCTTCCCGGCGGACACCTTCTTCGGGCAGCATGCCGGCCGCGAGGACGTGGGCGTGGTCGTGGCCATGTACCACGATCAGGGCCTGATCGCGGCCAAGAGCGACGGGATCGGCGGTGCGGCGAACGTGACGCTGGGGCTTCCCTTCGTTCGCAGCAGCGTGGACCACGGCACCGCGTTCGACCGCGCCTGGCGCGGCGGCGCCAGGGCGCCCGATCCCTCGGGGCTCGCGACCGCGGTTCGGGTCGGGGCCGACCTCGCGACGCGCGCCGGTCGGAAGCGGCTGGAGTGGACATGGCCCTGA